In Rhodamnia argentea isolate NSW1041297 chromosome 5, ASM2092103v1, whole genome shotgun sequence, the DNA window CACATAGCAGGAGTGGTATATGAAAACACCACATTACTAtatatttttaccttttctctcTCAGACGATCAGAAGGAGGCTCAATTGGTGGCAAAGAAACGGCAGTTCTAAGCGGCGGTACTTTGCTGGGTGGCACTAATAGTGATGGCCGAGGAGACATTGCAGGCCTTCCAGCCGATGCTGACCGAATTGATGGGATCTCCTCCACATAGTTCCTCGCTAGCTAATCACATGTTCGAAAGATTCACTCAGTCTTCACATTTCAAACCTCTCAACTCGCTCTCAAACGTGCACGCCCAACCACATGAAGATCTATACAAATATGCGCGTGTCGGGGTCATATAGATCGTGTTTGGAAGCAAAAGAGAGCCTAACCATCTCATCAACGCATGAAAGGGGAAACAACATGGAGGATCAGTCGCAACACAAGATCGgcattttttctcattttttgattCTTAAGTTGATTTAAGCAAGAACAAAGCATAGCGAGTATCCAACAGTCAGCACCAAATCCGAATCGAATGCGCAAACTGAGCTTGAAACATAATCAGCTCCGAATGAACTTCACGAGCTACATTGCAACTCACCGCAGGCGAAGGAGATCTAGCCACTCTCGCAGCCACACCGCCGGGCCTGCCGACACCAGCGGCACCGGCATTCGCGTTGGCCCTCGAGAGCGACAGCGGCGGGGGCGCGCTGTACCGGAAGCCGAGATCGTcgccatcgtcgtcgtcgtcgtcgtccgcCGTTTGGGAGGCCATGACCTGGGCGAGCCGCTGGGCCGCGGCCTTGGCCGCGAAGTTCTGGTTCCTCCTGACGCCCGAGAGGCCGGCCCCGGACGCGGAGGAGGAGCGCGCGTGGTGGTAACGCGCCGGCGAGGAGCCCCCGTCGGCGGACTCGCTGCTCCACTGGCGTCCGTAGATGGGGTTCTCGGTTCTCTTGCGGTCCATTTCGCCGAagcgagacagagagagagtgagaggctGATGCAGTTGTGGTGGCGAGGAAGGCAATGTACGTATGGATTTTGTGCGTGCAGGCGAAGATACAGACAGATACACCGTGGCGAGCGATTATCGGAGATGTGTTCttcttctagagagagagagagaggggttgatGCTCATGTCAACAGTAGGTGAGTCACTCACCGAGTCAGTGCTCATTATTTCCGAGTCCCACtcggtcttcttcttctcttattttctttttcgttttcggtttctccttcttcttttttctgattAATTGCCTCTGGTTTCAATTTTAAGAGGAGAATTataattacccaaaaaattagagagagaatgaaCATAGACAAAGCAAAACGAGCCGAATGTCGTACTAGATGGCGTAACATATATTCACGATATCTTAtcgattttgtgaaaattttaaataatacttTAATTGTCTTAAAAGGATGAGTCGAGTCTAATCGAATAATCACGACATCAACAAAGACTACACGCGACACATGCAAACCTAAGACGATCCTACAAAAATCATAAGCATTCATGATAAAGTTGGGACAACTTCAAACTGTTCTTAACCTCAATTGGTATTTCTAGACTCGATCAGTTGCTGGAGAACCACCCTGAGAATTTCTTGAGGATGTATCCTTTCGGCTTCGAAAGCAGAGACTCCTTTGGCTCTCGCTTTTGCTCCGCGCCGACATCGCATTCCGGTGAACGGTTCTTCAGCTCGGCGTTCTCGCTCATGAGTAGGTTGATCTGGGAAGAAAGCTCCatgattttttctctcttctcctcgTTCCTCCTTATAAGCTCGGCCTGCATCCATTCATACGCCGTCATGAGTCCCTCGAGCGCTTCTTTCCGAATTGCCCTCGTCTCCTcgatctcttctttctctttcctctctctggCGACCTTGAGGCAAGTCGTGCCCGGTGACCCGTTTGTCACGCAAGTTCGGAGATCGAGTTCAACCGTTTCAACCATaggatcttggtcttctgggtAGGATTCGGCTTGGACGGTCTGTATGGCCGAACCGAGGCTGTTCTCGGCCCTTCCCGGGCATCGGCTGAGTTCACTTTCGGCATGTTCAGCTCTGTTGGAGGGACTCGAGGAGGAGCTCTCTGATCTTGATGAGGTCACGACTTGAACGTAATGGGACCTGAGCTTGTCATGCCTTCGCGCCAAAGAGGAGTAAGATTTGTGCCAGTCTTTCAGCGTCTCCGTCAGCTCCGGCCGCCTCGTGTAATACATCTCGGCTCTCTCCGCGAACGTCTCCCCGTCGCCTTGCATGAGATGCAGCATGCGTTGCGTCTTTGCATCGACGTCTGCACGTGAGTTTGCAGACCGACAATGACTAACATCTCCTGAATTTGAGGGATTAGATGAGCTTCATTAACAGAACTATTTTCAATAAACCCTTGTTCGGGCAGAATATACAACATTATACTTCATTAAAGCATGAACAATCTTGATTTCCTTATAGACCAATTAACCAAAGTATGTTAATCACGCCGTAAATTTCGCTAATACCCTAaaagcaaaaccaaaaaaaaaaaaaaaatagaaaaacaaaccAAAGGATCAACTCGGATGATACAACCTCTCTCTCAGTAAAGTCTCACCCGATACACGCAAAACAGACGTAAAAAGAGCGAGCAAAAGGCAAGGCGCTGGCATTCATCAGACACGCGAGAGTTGATGATTAGAACGCAAGTTAACAATGCCTGAAAGCAAAGAAACAGCGATGGAGATGACAGAGACCGAAAAGAGCGGCGTGTAGCCACAGCGACGGCGGCGGAGAACGAGGACGAGGAAGGCCGCGATCTTCCCCACGAGGAGAGCCAGGAGCCCCACCTTCGTTCTCCATCGGCATGGACGATTCACACAGGACACGAGCCAAGGCAAGAGAAGAGCAGACGGCACTCTATGTAAGTGTAGGGGCACAGAGAGAAAACAGAAGTCCTAATTCTACTAGATATCTTGCTTTGCAGGTTTTAGTTTCGGTTTCAGATAATGATTGCGGGGACCTGAGCCTTATACATCACATTGTCTTGCTCTTCGATTTGATCATactcctattttctttttcttttgcctatTGGTGGATTTCAAAGCCAATATTATAAAGGGGAAACTAtcaattattttggctttttttttttttgtcatgttgGAAATGTGTAATTGATAGGTTTGAGAACGAAAGAGTGAGGTTTTGTAAAAGGAAACTATTAGTTATttgcagctttttttttttttagcctgTCCTATCTTTAATTATCCTTTATCTACCTTTCGCTCTGCCACTTTGCGAAAAGCGGGAGTCGAATCCCGTACCTACGATACTAGTATCCCCATCCCTCCCCAATTCCTTTATCAGGACTGCATGCCTATCGGCAATTACTAATACTGTTATTATTTTCGCCCCTAAACCACATTTCGCTATGGGAACACTTGGTACGTTACAAGTTGACTACCTATCACAATGTTTGCTTGTAGTAATAGCTATTACGACATGGCTGTACCGACTATTCCCAAAATACCCCTATCTCGTTTCTCTAGTGTCAGATTATAATGAACAATTAAAACTGTATTCCTTTTATATAATGACAACACCAATTATAATTATTTTGGCGTGATCACATATGtagtattaattaataaaaagttaaaTAACAGACAGAACATAATTATCTATCATACTCAGTAGCATTCATATCATAATAATTTGCATAATATTAGTCGGTTATTGATGAGGTATTGCCTTACTTAAACGAATCGGCATTATAATTACGACTTAATTATTTTAGAATGTGACAGCTACTGCATTATAGCTTTATTCCATCACTGCAGTCAAACGGGCCCCGTTAGTTCCATTTAGTTTTCTCCATAGTGGTCCTATCATGTGACGGCGCTTCCGTTCTGACAATCGAATTTATTTGCTTTAATGAtttgacaatattttctaaAGACGCAAACAGGAAGTATATTAACGAAAATTTAtcattaaatttcaaaagggaaaaataaaaataaaaataaaaaacaaaaaatgactaaaatatttttaaaaaaatatccacatcagcgtCGGCCGTGTCACATAGGACAATCGGTCTTCACGTaagtgattttcaatcaaaattgatctgATGAAtagaattggcataaatgtaaaatctgtaaaactaaattggcaaaaaaaaattgtgattgaattagcacaattacaagagatttagaacttttttggtagttttcccTGCCCAACAATGGtagtccaatttttttaatatcgatttaattattatttctcatttatttacattttattcGTTACTCAATAACTTTATACATGTTTGAGATCATGATGAACAATTGCTACGTCTAAAGTCAATCATACCTAAACGGGAACATTACACATACTACGTTGATTTCTCTTTAGGTTGACGATTTTAAACACCTCTTAACTAACAAAACCatttactatttcttttattggtAGATAGATTGTATTAGTTATTACTTTGGGTGTCTCTATACCTCTTCGTGAACAGGACGCTCGTGTACTTGTTTTATTAAGTCGAATTAGATTTGAAGTGAGAATCCTAAACCCATGAAATACCTAAATAACCTCATACATCAAGTAAGATGCGAGGCAAAACCCAAGTAAGAGTATATAATTTTCCACATAGGATTATAGTTATTTGTTACGCATTTGAATTCGTGAAGTGCTAAGCTATATGTGTTAGTAATCTATTAAAGTAAGACAAAGACTCATTACAAAATGGAATAGATCATCATGTTAAATAAGATAAGTTTTTTATTCCTTTGGTTGTGGCTAGAGAAGCAATGTCTTTACTTGGCTTCTTTCTCCGATACTCTTTCATATGAATATAAGAAGTATTTTGGCTGCATGTTTCATTTATTGGAATAGCTAATCTATTCCTATGACATAGCCATTTCTTCGTTTGGTTCAAAAAATGATCAGAGCTATTCCTTCAACAACTGCAATATTACAACTAAATCTCTATAATTAAGTAATATACTGTCAAATATCTATTACAACGTAATTACCTAATAATTAAATAGTATAGTACTGTAAAAACTGATACTTTAATTCTATAATCAACCATTATCatataaaaattgaataaatatttAATGATGTTTAATACTGTATTGTAACTATAAATGTTAACATTATCATAATACAGTATTTTAGGTTAAATGTTCAAGTCATCATGAATAAACAACGAATTTGatacaaatttatattttttaggaatAATAACGCAATGTATAATTAGGCTTATAGTCGATAGTTAAGTCATTCATTGTTAGATTATACTACCATTACTATTACAAATTAAAAATGTGATAATTGTTTCTATTATTGTTAtgcaaattaatcaaattaagtaTAAACATTATATTTGCAATCATAAGTTATATAAATTAAATAGTTGAATAATAACTATAAGGTAATTATACCATTGAAAATTATAATTATAACATAATCATCTAAACATGATAATTATTAGATAGTTAGGTTTTAATGATTATCTTAGACTCGCACTTTTTCCACTCCCCCTATGATTTTGAcactccttttttttgtgtattttgacCACCATATCCTTTGTATAGCCAACACTTCTGGTACAGATTTATAtgattcctttttttatttattattttgtcaactcttctattttgtttcttcttttctcccttACTGAGGACtgctttcctcctcctccttcctctccaCGCCTCCCGTCTCTCTATTCTCTCCCTCGCAAGGCATTCTCTCTATGCACCTCCTACTCCTACTTCTTCTAAAAATCCCAACGTTCTCTATTTATTATCTATGATGCCAATCCCATCATCCTCCACATTTCACTACAAAGAAGCGGTGTTTCTCAATATTACcttgagaaaaatataaaaaaggaaggTAGAGAAGTTGTGCTTCTCAATATTACCTTCCATAGTGCAAGAAGAGCCTGCATATGGAAAAAAGGGACTCGTCGAGGAAGTTACCAGTGAGCCCAATGCCAGTGCTGACAAAAGTATGGAGGACAATAGAATTGGCACCATAGTTGATAAACAAAGGACTTTGGTGTTTTAGGAAGGAGTGGGAGGCGTACAGAGGGAATGCCTTGTGAAGGAGAGAACAGAGAGACGAGAGGcatggaaaggaagaaaaagaatgtgaaggaaagtgggacccataagggaaaaaataagaaacgaaataaaagagtagataaaataataaataaaaaaggaagcatATAAATTTGTACCAGAAGTGATGAACCACACAaagaataaaatgatcaaaacaccaaaaaaaaaataataataaatgttAAAGCCATggaggaagggaaaaaagtgCAAgccttattttattattaattactCTTCTGTGATAAAATAATGACTGTAATATATTTCCTATTTGAAATTAAAGTACCATAATTTTTGACAAATTGTAACATCTTTTCATATGTGATTTTGAAGATATtgtaatgagaaaaattaggCTTCGATTATCTATCAGCAAAGGGTAGTCGAAATTTCTTTGCTATTATTGTATACACAAATCAAACAAGCGTATGATCTTGAAATAACTATTCGATACTCCAAAGTCAAACTGAAAAATAACTATTCCATTCTTATTCTCACTCTATTCTCAATTCCATTTTCTGCCTTATTCCTCACCATGAAGCAAACATATGATGAACGCTACTTGTCACTTTACAATCCCCCAAATCAATCTCACCCGCTCTGGATGCGATGTTACTTGCCAAATCAAGTAACCATATGTGATGTATCATACACTAAAACATTTGGAAGAGTTGTTCACTTTTTATtagtttcattttcattttggtaACAATACCCTATTCCTTTCTTGTTTCGAGTAACTTTACTTTTAATCTTTaatgttttcataaaatttaCGGAACTCGCATTTTGACTTATATTTGACCCAAGATATTTCAAACATTCCAAAATATTGAATTATCTATAGTGGAatcatgtatttttttatttttttttgcaatttctccAAACTTGGGTCAAAAATCCTACTCTTTAGACGAAAAGCTATAGGATGAAGTCTTTAAGTAGATGACAATCTACTGCGAAAACAAACATCTTATggcttgatttttaatttttccggATTTTCAACTATTGACACGTGTAGTGCACGACTTCCTCTAGTGCTTATAAAAGGCCAATCCatctcttgaaaaagaattTTAGGACTAATTCagagaaaaagaatattttAAGATAGAACCGAGGAGTTAATGGTAATACCAATGCagtcaatttattttataaCAAGTGAGCCATTTATCGAAATCTTCAGATTGATCATACTCGTGTCATCCCCCTTAATTTGCATCAAATTGACAAACATCATAAAAGATTCCTCCTTTCATTCTGCATATTCTGCTAATGTTCCTAGGAAAACAGCTTGTCTGGACCATTCCGGTCGTGAACACATAGAACAATGAAACACCCAGCAAGCAGATTTCAATGTCAAGTTTGAAGCTTTTGTTCTAACTTTATttctttgttattattattattattttgttggtGGAGAAGAGAAGGAATTTAGAGGATAGCTTCGGAGTATTATCCCTTTCCCCCCCAGCATACTTCCCAAACAAGTATCAACTTCAGCAGAACTCGCGCAGACAGCGACTGTCCATATCAGAATTTCCGAAGCTTTGAATTCCGTTGTCCCTCTATAAATGTCTAAAGATGGAAATTAGACCAAAGCTTCAACCAGAATCCACCAGAACGCCTTCAATTCTCGAAGAATGGCGTACTCCAAACCCAAACCACAGCAAGTGGAATAAATCATTAGCCCCAGATTCCTTTCTGATCTTTTTGCAGCAGGAGAATAAATTTTGACCATATAGAGAAACCCCCAAAAACTATATAACTTGATATCCTCTTTTAGCCTCTCCAATCAAGGtaaaagaaacttaaaaaagaaaaacaaaccgaTTGCCGGAATTTTTAGAGGGAATTTTGAGGATTGGGAcaggacaattttaataatcaGCTTCTGCAGAAACAGCGATTTACCAGCAGTACCGACACCAGCAATTcagatttttaatcttttccgCAAATTCTACGACACCTTATACATTGAGCTACACAATTAGATCCTGAACTTGTTGCTAATCCCAAATCCGACCTATCAGAATAGATGTTCTTTCACTGCAATTCCCCCTAAGTCGAGAATCATGACCTCAAGCACACCAATATCTTAACCCCATTTCACAGCTTTAAGATCCTTTCTTTCCCCACTTTGTTGAGTATCCATGAGAGATCTGTCATTGTTTGGTATCCGAATTTGTCCGCTTTTCTCATCCCCGACTTCCAAAAGGAAACTGTCCCCTAGAGTTAACCACCCCGAACTTTAATCAAGGAGGATATTGCCCATTCATTCATTCTCACTAGGGAGCTAATACCCTCGCCAAAAGAATAGCGCCTTGCCTATGCCTAATTCACGTCGAATAATCCATAGGCAAGCAGGCACAAGGTATGAAAGGGTCTATCGGAATCGAATTATGCCGAGTGGAGTCTGTTTCTTGCTTCATCCGCTCGGCATTAAGCAGATATGGTACTGTGGTTCGGGGTTATGTTGGGTCGGATTTTAGTTTTCAATGTGTCATTTCATTGGTTACTGTTTGATGGCAAAGTCTTGTTCGTTTGCTCTCCGATAAAGCAAAGCCGATGCTTCCACCCTGTTATTGAGACATGCAAAAACTGTCAAACCTATAGACTTACGAAATGCAAAAACTAATTACCAAATCAAAACCTGGAACCCGAATCCTACCAGCCAGGGTGGACAACAAATCTTCCCCTAGAAAGAGCCCAATTCACCTGATGCAGgattaaaaacaaaatcaagttagccttcagaaaaagaaaataatcacaTCTTGTAACCAGGACACCCCAGTATAGTATCCTTATTCTAGCTCAAGAGTCCTTGGCCAGCATTGCTCAATCGGCTGGCAAAAACTTTCAAGTGACCAAGACGAAAAATGCAACCAGTAGATAGACAACCCCCTTGCTTTATAGAGCAATTATCAATACAAGAACTGTGGTCCTGATTAATACCCTAGGCTGTCTTACCAGGCATGTCTTTGCTAGAGCTACTGACGTTTACCTTCCCAGacacagacagacagacagacagacaacTTAATAAACTGCTCATGCAGTGGAAACTAAGAAATTCCACCATTCCTATACTAGAATCCATCAAGCCAGAACCAAGTAGGCACATGCCCCATTATTCCATCTAGTCATGGATTCAGACATGTTACCTTATCTGTTCCGAGAGAATTGGCAACTACATGAGTAACCTGTTCATCTATCTGGTTGGTACAGGTGGCACCAAACTGCTCCGCTGTCTGCCACAGTGGATGAAGTTGAGGGTTAGCCTCACCGACAGGAAATATCCTGCTGAAAACTATACGACAGCCAGCCAAAATCTTCTGTTGCTCAGTGGCTAATATATTTCTAacatccacatcatcaaaaGATTGATGGGCGAAAAAGTCCTGATGTATTCGCTCAATAACCTGTAGGAGGCAAGACAAGCATATAAGGGAAGAGAGTTATTCCATCAAAAGATCCAGAATTCTAATTGCAATCTCACCGCCAAAGATGAGGCCAATGTCCCATCGTCAGGTCTCTCATCATGGTCAATCTCAAGAAGAGAAGGACCCAAAAGCCCAAACTGGCGTCTGCTACAGGGAAAATAGGTATATCTGCATAACATTGTATTAGATGAGAATTGTGAACAAGTAAAACACCATAATCAGGTGTCAACTGCACGAATTGTGAAAGAGAACATATACAACACAGCAATCGGATGTGAATTGACATGAAATTAATACATCCCTTTAAATTCCAGCATACTTGCCTTTCTACAACTATCAGATTTAGTTTGTTATGCGGCCATACTCTCACGGAGTCATCAATGATGACAACAGATGATTCCATTCCTAAAACTCCTTCCAAATCCTTACTCTTGGGACACCTGTCATCACTATCAAATGGATCACCATCATCACCCCTTGATATGACCCTACCAGCAAACAGCACCCCTGTCGGGTCGAGCACTTTTGCCATCTCTGTAGCATAAAGCTTGTTGCCCATGGTGTAAAGATGCAGCTCATAAAGCTTACTAGCCTACAAGACAAGGACTACAAATAAGCTTAACATTTAGCATGACAAGAAGTAACCAAAAGAACCAGATATGGAAGGTTACCTTCTCCAAAAAGTTCCAAATTCCTGGCCTCAACTTCGTCCACATTCCCATATGAATAAACCTAAAAAGATGTCTCTGAGGTTGTGCTCTGTCCTGTTCCTCTTTTTTCCTCAAGATCTCTTCATGTACAGGCTCCACTTCACCAAACTATCCAATGAACACATGTTAAATCATTAAAGCAAAATTAGCAACATACAAGAACCAATGGGCCTTCCACAAGTCAATTACAATTCACCTTGGCTGAATTCAAAAGTGTGTGATCAAGATCTAAAACAAGGCAGAGTTTGCGTGCAGCAAACATTTTCCTCTGTTCTTCCATCCTCCTtgccctctctctctgaatGGCTGCTTTTTGCTGATCATCATACCCTTCAAATATATGCTCCAGATCCCCCCATGAACTTTGTGAAGGAGATGGGCCTGGTGCACTTACTTCCACCAAGGGATCAGTCCCACATCGCTGGTCCTTGTCGTTTGGAAGTTCAGTTTTTGCATCCACTCCTGATGTAGATTGTATAGGATGGGATGGAAGATTCTGACAACCTGGCACTGGGCTTGTTGATGATTGTGAAGAAGAAATAATAACAGGAACGTTCTTCGAGTTCTTTAAAATCTTCTGAGAAACATCTGATGCTCCAGAAGATTCAGAAAGCATTGTTTTTCTATCTGCTAGATCCTCCATCTGTGTCCTTAACACTGGAGGGGCATGTTTTAACTGTTCAGTACTCATGCTGCCAGTCCTCTGAAGCATGTTGCCATGGAGAACACGGCGAGGGTCACGGGGTTTCATGCGAATTTTGCCCAACTCATCCTGCTGACCCTACACGAGATGAAGAGTCCAGAACTTTCACCACACCAATttcaaaaaacttaaaaaatggtATTAAGGAAAGAAGAACAGCTCAAATGATTCAGTATTGCAAGCAATGTGCTGATGTAACGAGAGACGTGGGTAGAAAGCAATATATcctgaattttctaatatatatGTCTCGTAAATTTTCCC includes these proteins:
- the LOC115747457 gene encoding protein NETWORKED 3C-like codes for the protein MPMENEGGAPGSPRGEDRGLPRPRSPPPSLWLHAALFGLCHLHRCFFAFSSSNPSNSGDVSHCRSANSRADVDAKTQRMLHLMQGDGETFAERAEMYYTRRPELTETLKDWHKSYSSLARRHDKLRSHYVQVVTSSRSESSSSSPSNRAEHAESELSRCPGRAENSLGSAIQTVQAESYPEDQDPMVETVELDLRTCVTNGSPGTTCLKVARERKEKEEIEETRAIRKEALEGLMTAYEWMQAELIRRNEEKREKIMELSSQINLLMSENAELKNRSPECDVGAEQKREPKESLLSKPKGYILKKFSGWFSSN